The following is a genomic window from Campylobacter concisus.
GATCTTTTATGCTCGCTAAAGTCGCGTGAAAATGTATCTAGTAGCACGTAGTTTGGCGTTAGTTTTTGAGCTATCTCTAGCTCGTTAGGCACCCCAAAAGCAAAATGCACAAATGCAATGCGCTCACCCATCTCGTAAATGCCGGTTACGCCGTGCCCGCGAAACTCCACGCCAGGCATATCAAGAGGATATGATCTAACCACGCTAGCTCCTTAAATTTATGGCGATTATAACCCAAATTTAAAAGCGCGCTTGGTTAAATTTGATAAAATTTGACAAATTTAGCAAATTTAAGGAGCGATATGTTTTTAAAATTAGACGAGATCGCTAGAAAACTAGATCAAATTTTCTTGCCACTAGAGCAAGAGGGCATAACTGGTATGAGACTTTTGCCGCAAAAGGACGCTTCGGCGCTTATGCAAGCACAAAAGAGCCTTGGTGTAAATTTCCCAGCCAAATTTGCAAAGCTTTTAAGCAAATTTGAGCTTGGCAATTTTGAAATTTGCAATGTCAGTTTTGGCTCCAGAGACGACTACGCAAGCGAGCTAGTGCGCCTAAACAGCGTAGATGAGTTTGGCGGCAAATGGTGGAGTGGCGAGGCTCGCCCAGCAAATTTGATAGTTTTTGCCGTGGGCGATCCGTGGATATTTTTGCTTGATTGCACGAGTGGTGCGGTATATGCGTGGCTACTTGAAGATGAGGAGCTTTGCAGCAGGCGCGTTGCAAGCGACTTTGAAAAATTTTTCGTAGCGCTTGCCAGCACCTATATAGCAAGACTAAACGGCGAAGCCATGCCATCAGCCCAGCAAATACTAAATTTTGTCCAAGCAGACGACACAGCACTTGATTTTTGGCAAGAGATGGCGCAAATTTAGTAAATTTTATAAATTTATCCTAGCAATCAAAGCAAAAACCACTTTTTATAAATTTAGTTTCGATATGTAACACTCATTGCCTAAAATAAAAATATTAAAATATCTTTAAATAAAAATTTTTTCTAGCCGAGTTAATATTTAACTGCAAAAAAGGAAAAAGGAGCAAAAATGAGCGAGTACATCGAACAAACGATGGAGTGGATAAAGAAGACCAACCCAGGTCAAGGCGTCTTTGTCCAAGCTGCGACTGAGATTTTAAACAGCCTAGAGCCGCTTATCAAAAGAGAGAGCAAGTACCAAAAACACGCGATCCTAGAGCGCATCGTCATCCCTGAACGCACTGTGATCTTTCGCGTCACATACACAGGCGATGATGGCAGACCAAA
Proteins encoded in this region:
- a CDS encoding SMI1/KNR4 family protein, with amino-acid sequence MFLKLDEIARKLDQIFLPLEQEGITGMRLLPQKDASALMQAQKSLGVNFPAKFAKLLSKFELGNFEICNVSFGSRDDYASELVRLNSVDEFGGKWWSGEARPANLIVFAVGDPWIFLLDCTSGAVYAWLLEDEELCSRRVASDFEKFFVALASTYIARLNGEAMPSAQQILNFVQADDTALDFWQEMAQI